The following proteins come from a genomic window of Companilactobacillus pabuli:
- a CDS encoding glycoside hydrolase family 13 protein: protein MTNNIEWWRDSVVYQVYPKSFNDSNDDGIGDIPGIIEKLDYLQKLGVDVIWLNPIYKSPQVDNGYDISNYREIYSKFGTMDDFEKLLSETHKRHMRLILDLVVNHTSDQHPWFKEAKKSKENPYHDYYIWKDGDGKKLPNNWGSSFGGPTWEYIDKLGQYYLHLFAKQQPDLNWENPKVRQDVYDIMRFWLNKGVDGFRMDVISLLSKDPSYPDGPVIQNKAYGSYYKGAANGPKIHDYLQEMNKEVLSKYDIVTVGETPHTGIEDAVKYTDSKRHELNMVFHFDHMHLDYDENGKFSTKRFKLSELKEVFTRWQEGMAQHDGWNSLYWSNHDQARPVTRFGADDTKWRIQSAKMLGTILHMQQGTPFIFEGEEIGMTNTKFGSIDDYNDIETKDIYHDFINNKKLGYDYTMKSIYLKSRDNARTPMQWTDGENAGFTGGTPWMKLNPNYKEINVQNALGDSNSVFYYYKKLIELRHELPIITTGKYVLLDKDNESTYSYLRKTDNEVLYVNGNFTADNQVVEIPKTLKGKEGQVVISNFDSKATNDDKIELPPYGAVVYLYKLKKE, encoded by the coding sequence ATGACGAATAATATTGAATGGTGGCGTGATAGCGTCGTTTATCAAGTCTATCCAAAAAGTTTTAATGATAGTAATGATGATGGTATAGGTGATATTCCTGGAATTATTGAAAAATTAGATTATTTACAAAAACTTGGAGTAGATGTAATTTGGTTAAATCCAATTTATAAATCTCCACAAGTTGATAATGGATATGATATAAGCAATTATCGAGAAATATATTCTAAATTTGGAACGATGGATGATTTTGAAAAATTACTTTCGGAAACTCATAAAAGACATATGAGATTGATCTTGGATTTAGTTGTCAATCATACATCAGATCAACATCCTTGGTTTAAAGAAGCTAAGAAGAGCAAAGAAAATCCATATCATGATTATTACATTTGGAAAGATGGAGATGGCAAAAAATTACCTAATAATTGGGGTTCTTCATTTGGTGGTCCAACCTGGGAATATATTGATAAATTAGGTCAATATTATCTACACTTGTTCGCTAAACAACAACCTGATTTGAATTGGGAAAATCCTAAGGTACGTCAAGATGTGTATGATATCATGCGTTTTTGGTTAAATAAAGGTGTCGATGGATTTAGAATGGATGTAATTAGTTTATTGTCTAAGGATCCATCATATCCAGATGGCCCTGTAATTCAAAACAAAGCCTATGGCAGTTACTATAAGGGGGCAGCTAATGGTCCTAAAATTCATGATTACTTGCAAGAAATGAATAAAGAAGTTTTAAGTAAATATGATATTGTTACAGTGGGAGAGACTCCACATACAGGAATAGAAGATGCTGTTAAATATACTGATTCAAAGCGTCATGAATTAAATATGGTATTCCACTTTGATCATATGCACTTGGATTACGATGAAAATGGGAAATTCTCAACTAAACGTTTCAAATTATCTGAATTAAAAGAGGTATTTACTAGATGGCAAGAAGGCATGGCTCAACATGATGGTTGGAACAGTTTGTACTGGAGTAACCATGATCAAGCTCGCCCGGTTACACGCTTTGGAGCTGACGATACTAAATGGCGTATACAATCAGCAAAAATGTTAGGAACTATCTTACATATGCAGCAAGGAACACCTTTCATTTTTGAAGGTGAAGAAATAGGGATGACAAATACCAAATTTGGTTCTATCGATGATTATAACGATATTGAAACTAAAGACATTTATCATGATTTCATTAATAATAAAAAATTAGGTTACGATTATACAATGAAGTCTATCTATTTAAAATCACGTGATAATGCTCGTACGCCAATGCAATGGACTGATGGAGAAAACGCGGGTTTCACTGGTGGAACTCCATGGATGAAGTTAAATCCAAATTATAAGGAAATAAATGTTCAAAATGCCTTAGGTGATTCTAACTCTGTATTTTACTACTACAAGAAGTTGATTGAATTAAGACATGAATTACCAATAATCACAACTGGAAAATATGTCTTGCTAGATAAGGATAACGAATCAACATATTCTTATTTACGTAAAACAGATAACGAGGTTTTATATGTAAATGGTAATTTTACTGCTGACAATCAAGTCGTTGAAATTCCTAAAACATTAAAGGGTAAAGAAGGTCAAGTTGTTATTAGTAACTTTGACAGTAAAGCTACTAATGATGACAAGATAGAATTACCACCATATGGTGCAGTTGTATATTTGTACAAATTAAAAAAGGAATAA
- a CDS encoding PTS sugar transporter subunit IIA, which produces MKRKIILASHHKLATGLADTLNFISNNAADVTDLAAYMDNIPVDQQVEKLMGTISDDTEVIVLTDMLAGSVNQQFFKYRERPHTHIISGMNLPLALAIALEPADKEITSERMEELVKQAKEAIVYVNEMTVEADDDDE; this is translated from the coding sequence ATGAAACGAAAAATTATTTTAGCATCACATCATAAATTAGCCACTGGTTTGGCAGATACGTTAAATTTTATTTCAAATAACGCCGCTGATGTTACTGATTTGGCAGCATATATGGATAATATTCCGGTAGATCAACAAGTAGAAAAATTGATGGGGACTATTTCTGATGATACCGAAGTGATCGTTTTGACGGATATGTTAGCAGGTAGTGTTAATCAACAATTCTTTAAGTATAGAGAGCGTCCTCATACACATATCATCAGTGGAATGAATTTGCCATTGGCTTTAGCTATTGCTCTGGAACCCGCGGATAAGGAAATAACTTCTGAACGTATGGAAGAACTAGTTAAACAAGCAAAAGAAGCCATTGTCTATGTTAATGAAATGACAGTGGAGGCTGATGATGATGACGAATAA
- a CDS encoding PTS system mannose/fructose/sorbose family transporter subunit IID, translated as MSDEKIKLTKKDRRRAAVRYNFMACNIFNYESQMGPAVAWSLAPALRKIYPNDDEYQMALENHFNYYNSTTVMSSLILGASLAMEERDGIGAKDAVQSLKTSLMGPLAGVGDTLVWVLWPTIMGSISGYMALQGNPLGAVVWFIANIAFWFVKLKMFDVGFTSGTKLITSLGERLNIFTESASIVGLSVVGALVATVVKISMPVVFQFGKVKLNLQTGVFDKIMPALLPALLTLLIYKLLGSKKWTPTRIILLVIAISLVGTFFGIFKA; from the coding sequence ATGAGTGATGAAAAAATTAAATTAACTAAAAAAGATCGTCGTCGTGCCGCAGTTCGTTATAACTTTATGGCATGTAATATTTTTAATTATGAATCACAAATGGGACCAGCTGTTGCTTGGTCATTAGCTCCAGCCTTGAGAAAAATTTATCCCAATGATGATGAATATCAAATGGCTCTTGAGAATCACTTTAATTACTACAATTCAACCACAGTTATGTCATCTTTGATTTTAGGTGCTTCATTAGCTATGGAAGAACGTGACGGTATTGGTGCCAAGGATGCAGTTCAATCATTGAAAACTAGTTTGATGGGACCTTTAGCAGGTGTCGGAGATACATTAGTTTGGGTTTTGTGGCCAACCATCATGGGATCAATTTCTGGATACATGGCTTTACAAGGAAATCCTTTAGGGGCAGTTGTTTGGTTCATTGCTAATATTGCCTTTTGGTTTGTGAAGCTAAAGATGTTTGATGTCGGATTTACATCAGGTACAAAATTAATTACTTCATTAGGTGAAAGATTAAATATCTTTACAGAATCAGCTTCAATTGTTGGATTAAGTGTTGTGGGAGCACTTGTAGCCACAGTTGTTAAAATTTCAATGCCCGTTGTATTCCAATTTGGAAAAGTTAAGTTGAATTTACAAACGGGAGTATTTGATAAAATCATGCCTGCATTGCTTCCAGCATTGCTGACGTTGTTAATTTACAAATTGTTGGGTAGTAAGAAATGGACACCAACTCGAATCATTCTTTTGGTTATTGCAATTTCATTAGTAGGTACATTCTTTGGAATCTTCAAAGCATAA
- a CDS encoding PTS mannose/fructose/sorbose/N-acetylgalactosamine transporter subunit IIC yields the protein MSGINIIQDILIVILAAYMTIDQNGLVIMSWFPVIVGTITGIIMGDLTTALTIAGTFQLMMLGVAALGGASAPNYGLATIVGIFVAVRTGTGIKSAIAVGLPVGLLAIQLEVVARIIVNFLAHRMQTDVKNHDFKKMQHEAWWGPALFSLQTGLPAILIVFFGPDVVKFILHVVPTWVTDGLTVAGGMLPVVGVGMLLRYMPVKKFLSYIIVGFVLAAYLKVGVLGVALIGFAAAYWYFISESKKLASAGTASAETNEDEGDDYDE from the coding sequence ATGTCAGGAATAAATATTATTCAAGATATACTTATTGTTATTTTAGCGGCATATATGACTATTGATCAAAATGGTTTAGTAATTATGTCATGGTTCCCAGTTATTGTCGGAACTATTACCGGAATTATTATGGGTGATTTGACAACTGCATTGACAATTGCCGGAACATTCCAATTGATGATGTTAGGGGTAGCAGCCTTAGGTGGTGCATCAGCTCCTAATTATGGATTAGCAACGATCGTCGGAATTTTTGTTGCTGTAAGAACAGGCACTGGTATTAAATCAGCTATTGCGGTTGGATTACCAGTTGGATTGTTAGCTATTCAATTAGAAGTTGTTGCAAGAATTATTGTTAACTTTCTTGCCCATAGAATGCAAACCGATGTAAAGAATCATGATTTCAAGAAAATGCAACATGAAGCATGGTGGGGACCAGCATTGTTCAGTTTACAAACTGGTTTGCCAGCTATCTTGATTGTTTTCTTTGGCCCAGATGTAGTTAAATTTATTCTTCATGTCGTTCCAACTTGGGTAACAGATGGATTAACGGTTGCTGGTGGAATGTTACCAGTAGTCGGTGTTGGTATGTTGTTAAGATACATGCCAGTTAAGAAGTTTCTCAGTTATATCATTGTCGGCTTCGTATTAGCTGCATATTTGAAAGTAGGAGTTTTAGGTGTGGCTTTAATCGGATTTGCCGCAGCTTACTGGTACTTTATCAGTGAATCTAAGAAATTAGCGTCAGCAGGGACAGCATCTGCTGAAACAAATGAAGATGAAGGAGACGATTACGATGAGTGA
- a CDS encoding PTS sugar transporter subunit IIB has product MTVVLARIDQRLIHGLIVNQWAQALKVKRFMVVDDEISKNESIKASMRMSKPAGTGMSIIDTQKAITNFTAGKYDAQRVFVLVKEPETLIKLIEGGVDIPKVDLGIIFNEDGRKPVSKFVALNDKERKDLQTIQSKDIPLVIQYVPTDNEESFKA; this is encoded by the coding sequence ATGACAGTAGTATTAGCAAGAATAGATCAACGTTTAATTCATGGATTGATTGTAAATCAATGGGCTCAAGCTCTTAAAGTAAAGCGCTTCATGGTTGTTGATGATGAAATTAGTAAGAATGAATCAATTAAAGCAAGTATGAGAATGTCAAAACCTGCTGGCACAGGGATGTCCATTATTGATACTCAAAAGGCTATTACTAATTTTACGGCCGGTAAGTACGATGCACAAAGAGTTTTCGTTTTAGTAAAAGAACCAGAAACACTTATTAAATTAATTGAAGGTGGGGTTGATATTCCCAAAGTAGATTTAGGAATTATTTTCAATGAAGATGGTCGTAAACCTGTCTCTAAGTTTGTTGCCTTAAATGATAAAGAACGTAAAGACTTACAAACAATTCAATCTAAAGATATTCCATTAGTTATTCAATATGTTCCAACAGATAACGAGGAATCTTTCAAAGCTTAA
- a CDS encoding LacI family DNA-binding transcriptional regulator, giving the protein MATISDVARLAGLSVSTVSRVINKSPHVSDKKREAVESAMNELGYVPLPAARQLRGSRTNTMAVTIPRIVNPFFSYLVDAIEQELDEAGYSTLIVQTFGRAEEELTALNLLKNQQVDGVILCSLENDWSVINGYCKYGKIVLVNEYLKDVDVPIIRGDQYDGFYTATNFLFDNGYKKIAYATGRKTITIMKKESNFDADRFAGFQSSLSDHNLGFNYDWLFTNAHTAEDGKEIFKKIMTLKNKPDVVIAGSDEVAMGISQEAEKQGIKVPEQLGVLGVDDQPASANLRIPLTTIKQPVDEMGRKAARAMLGLINGEEVSKMQICKLKVIKRASA; this is encoded by the coding sequence TTGGCAACAATTTCAGATGTAGCTAGACTAGCTGGTTTATCTGTCTCAACAGTTTCAAGAGTCATAAATAAAAGTCCTCATGTTTCTGATAAGAAGAGAGAAGCTGTAGAGTCGGCAATGAATGAATTGGGATATGTACCATTACCAGCGGCTCGACAATTACGTGGATCAAGAACTAATACTATGGCAGTTACAATACCTAGAATTGTTAATCCGTTCTTTTCATATTTAGTTGATGCGATTGAGCAAGAATTAGATGAAGCAGGTTATAGTACTTTGATTGTCCAAACATTTGGACGAGCGGAAGAAGAACTAACAGCATTAAATCTATTAAAAAATCAGCAAGTAGATGGAGTAATTCTTTGTTCTTTGGAGAATGATTGGTCTGTGATAAATGGTTATTGTAAATATGGCAAGATAGTTTTGGTTAATGAGTATTTGAAAGATGTTGATGTGCCAATCATTAGAGGTGATCAATATGATGGATTTTATACAGCAACCAATTTCTTGTTTGATAATGGCTATAAGAAAATTGCATATGCAACTGGTCGTAAGACCATAACTATTATGAAAAAAGAATCTAATTTTGATGCTGATCGTTTTGCGGGATTTCAGAGTTCTCTAAGTGATCACAATTTAGGATTCAATTATGATTGGTTATTTACTAATGCACATACAGCTGAGGATGGCAAAGAAATATTTAAAAAGATAATGACCTTGAAAAATAAGCCTGATGTTGTCATAGCTGGTAGTGATGAAGTGGCGATGGGAATCTCACAAGAAGCCGAGAAGCAGGGAATAAAAGTTCCTGAGCAGTTAGGAGTTCTTGGGGTGGATGATCAACCTGCTTCAGCCAATTTACGTATACCTCTTACAACCATTAAACAGCCAGTTGATGAAATGGGACGCAAAGCTGCCAGAGCAATGCTAGGTTTGATTAATGGCGAGGAAGTTTCCAAAATGCAAATTTGTAAATTAAAAGTAATAAAAAGAGCATCTGCTTAG
- a CDS encoding LacI family DNA-binding transcriptional regulator: MKKPTMNDVAKAAGVGRGTVSNYINGLNVRSETKKRIQLAIDDLGYIPNLQARELKTSKNSTVVLIVPTSWTPFFSELVYKMQIELNSHGYKMILTNSQNDSEEEEEILKMASLNQVSGVITMSYSDVYNFLNIDKRLNLVSIERYVSENVPLITSDNYAGGQLAAKKLIEMGSKRFLLLRREVTHHNATDVRTQGFKDYITSKHYPLDIFEATLQPSYREEYSEYLKSHYSNGVFPFDGIFAVTDEYGQIAQQALAKLDINLLKKVHIVGFDGSRISRDSPLMISSIRQPVDEIVKESVAVLLKKNNGMPIQKNYKKVLPVTFVDTKNNF; the protein is encoded by the coding sequence ATGAAAAAACCAACAATGAATGATGTTGCTAAAGCGGCAGGCGTAGGACGCGGTACCGTTTCTAACTATATAAATGGTTTAAATGTTAGATCTGAAACTAAGAAGAGAATACAATTAGCAATCGATGATTTAGGATATATTCCCAATTTACAGGCTAGGGAACTTAAAACATCTAAAAATTCTACAGTAGTACTTATTGTTCCGACTAGTTGGACACCGTTCTTTTCTGAATTAGTCTATAAAATGCAAATAGAATTAAATAGTCATGGATATAAAATGATTTTAACTAATTCTCAGAATGATTCGGAAGAGGAAGAGGAAATATTAAAAATGGCCTCTCTAAATCAAGTTTCTGGGGTTATAACGATGTCATATTCAGATGTTTATAATTTTTTAAACATTGATAAACGACTTAATTTAGTTTCTATTGAAAGATATGTATCTGAAAATGTACCGCTAATAACTAGTGATAACTATGCTGGTGGACAATTGGCCGCAAAAAAACTAATTGAGATGGGATCAAAGAGATTTTTACTTTTGAGACGAGAGGTTACACATCATAATGCAACTGATGTCAGAACTCAAGGGTTTAAAGATTACATTACTAGTAAGCATTACCCGTTAGATATATTTGAGGCTACATTACAGCCTTCTTATAGAGAAGAGTATTCGGAGTATCTAAAGTCGCATTATTCTAACGGAGTTTTTCCATTTGATGGGATTTTTGCTGTTACTGATGAGTATGGTCAGATTGCACAACAGGCATTAGCAAAGTTAGATATAAATCTTTTAAAGAAGGTTCATATTGTTGGATTTGATGGGTCTAGAATCTCAAGAGATAGTCCTCTGATGATTTCATCCATAAGGCAACCTGTCGATGAAATAGTGAAAGAATCCGTTGCTGTTCTATTAAAAAAAAATAATGGAATGCCCATTCAAAAGAATTATAAAAAAGTTCTCCCAGTTACCTTTGTCGATACAAAAAACAACTTTTAG